One genomic window of Cellulophaga sp. Hel_I_12 includes the following:
- a CDS encoding energy transducer TonB: protein MKKSTKSTATVHGNGLCSETPHVVSSKGSKQDANLRKNGFVHFQIGLILAMLLVYFGLEYAFNKKQPKLMTQQVEIPELVEFPPTDFVIEKEEVTKKVFQKATSLDEFIVVDDPVEVPNSLEYKNEPTKNSAPLDVDAIIVAPKDEDPNIVIPIAALEDAPIFPGCENVPKVERQTCFQAQMQKHIKKNFKYPEAAIATGTKGKVYVMFTIGKQGFIEDVQLKGPAEILEREAARIIDKLPQMTPGKQHLKPVKVSFSIPINFQLH from the coding sequence ATGAAAAAAAGTACAAAAAGTACTGCAACAGTCCACGGCAATGGGTTGTGCAGCGAAACGCCCCATGTTGTAAGCTCCAAAGGGAGCAAACAAGACGCAAATTTACGAAAAAACGGATTTGTTCACTTCCAGATCGGTTTAATTTTGGCGATGTTGCTCGTCTATTTTGGTTTAGAGTATGCTTTTAATAAAAAACAACCAAAGCTGATGACGCAACAAGTAGAAATTCCAGAGCTTGTTGAATTCCCTCCTACAGATTTTGTTATCGAAAAAGAAGAAGTCACTAAAAAAGTTTTTCAAAAAGCAACTAGTCTTGATGAATTTATAGTGGTTGATGACCCCGTTGAGGTTCCAAATAGTTTAGAATACAAGAACGAACCTACTAAAAATTCAGCTCCTTTAGATGTTGATGCAATTATTGTAGCGCCAAAGGATGAAGATCCTAACATCGTAATCCCGATCGCAGCTTTAGAAGATGCACCTATTTTTCCTGGCTGTGAAAATGTTCCGAAAGTGGAACGTCAAACGTGTTTTCAAGCTCAAATGCAGAAGCACATCAAAAAAAACTTCAAATACCCAGAAGCAGCAATAGCCACTGGAACAAAGGGTAAAGTTTATGTGATGTTTACCATCGGGAAACAAGGGTTTATAGAAGATGTTCAATTAAAAGGACCTGCAGAAATTCTTGAAAGGGAAGCTGCTCGAATTATTGATAAATTACCACAAATGACCCCGGGAAAGCAACATTTGAAACCCGTAAAAGTGTCGTTTAGTATCCCTATTAATTTTCAATTACACTAA
- a CDS encoding SCO family protein yields the protein MKNNYTYVWVSAIILIFGIIFIPKIITRLKTGSVVEADRLNRANNSGDLAYIVLNGEKRKVPNFAFTNQDSLLITNDDFKNKVYLVEFFFTTCPTICPIMNENLVEIQNQFKDFDNLGVASFTINPEYDTPSVLKQYAEKYGITNMNWHLMTGDTKAIYDLANSGFNIFAKQMPDAPGGFEHAGMFALVDKQGFLRSRVDDFGNPIIYYRGTIAEREGENDHGEKEQIGILKEDIKKLLEE from the coding sequence ATGAAAAATAATTACACCTACGTTTGGGTTTCTGCCATCATTTTAATTTTTGGGATTATTTTTATTCCAAAAATTATTACTAGGCTCAAAACAGGCAGCGTAGTCGAAGCAGATCGTTTAAATCGAGCGAATAACAGCGGTGATTTGGCCTATATAGTTTTGAATGGTGAAAAAAGAAAAGTTCCTAATTTCGCTTTTACGAACCAAGATAGCTTGCTGATCACTAATGACGATTTTAAAAACAAAGTATATTTAGTGGAATTTTTCTTTACGACTTGCCCTACTATATGTCCTATCATGAATGAGAACTTAGTAGAAATTCAAAATCAATTTAAGGACTTTGATAATTTAGGAGTAGCCTCTTTTACTATTAATCCGGAGTACGATACCCCTTCGGTTTTAAAGCAATATGCAGAAAAATATGGGATCACCAATATGAATTGGCATCTGATGACAGGAGATACCAAAGCTATATACGATTTAGCCAATAGTGGGTTCAATATTTTTGCAAAACAGATGCCTGATGCACCAGGTGGATTTGAACATGCAGGAATGTTCGCTTTGGTCGATAAACAGGGATTCTTACGATCTCGTGTTGATGATTTTGGAAATCCAATTATATACTACCGAGGCACCATAGCTGAAAGGGAGGGCGAAAATGACCATGGCGAAAAGGAACAAATAGGTATTTTAAAAGAGGATATTAAAAAATTATTGGAAGAATAG
- a CDS encoding efflux RND transporter periplasmic adaptor subunit, protein MKKRITIIILLLIVASFGGAMYYLYQKNAEDPITYETEGASIQTIVKKTMATGSILPLEEVLIKPNISGVIEEIYVEGGDYVKSGDLLAKIKIVPNLNALNDASNGIQDAKINLNDQNRNYERQKTLFDKGVISQVDLERAQVTRDQAKQSYSAANKRYDIVKTGTTSGYGNSANTLIRATVNGMVLEVPVEVGNQVIESNNFNEGTTIAAIADIDKMIFEGKIDESEVGKVKENLPLEITVGAIENKVFPAVLDYIAPKGKAENGAIQFEIKGTLKKQDAVFIRAGLSANASIILARADSVLSIKEALVQYDDKTKKPFVEKAIGEQKFERTAIELGISDGINVEVKSGINLKDKIKVWNILIKEEESN, encoded by the coding sequence ATGAAAAAAAGAATCACCATCATCATTTTACTTTTAATCGTGGCTTCATTTGGAGGAGCCATGTATTATTTATATCAAAAAAATGCAGAAGATCCAATTACCTATGAAACTGAGGGAGCTTCTATCCAAACCATCGTAAAAAAAACAATGGCTACCGGTAGTATTTTACCATTAGAAGAAGTGCTTATAAAACCAAATATTTCTGGAGTTATCGAAGAAATTTATGTGGAGGGTGGCGATTATGTAAAATCTGGAGATTTATTAGCCAAAATCAAAATAGTGCCCAATCTTAACGCTTTAAATGATGCTAGTAATGGTATTCAAGATGCAAAAATTAATTTAAATGATCAGAATCGGAATTATGAACGTCAAAAAACTTTATTTGATAAAGGGGTAATTTCTCAAGTAGATTTAGAACGTGCGCAAGTAACACGTGATCAGGCCAAACAAAGTTATAGTGCAGCAAACAAGAGGTATGATATTGTAAAAACTGGAACCACTAGTGGATATGGAAATTCAGCAAATACCTTGATAAGAGCAACGGTTAATGGGATGGTGTTAGAAGTGCCTGTGGAAGTCGGGAATCAAGTAATCGAAAGTAATAATTTTAATGAAGGGACCACTATTGCGGCGATTGCAGATATTGATAAAATGATTTTTGAGGGTAAAATTGATGAGTCTGAAGTAGGTAAAGTAAAAGAAAATTTACCTTTAGAAATTACTGTAGGAGCCATAGAAAATAAGGTGTTTCCTGCGGTCTTAGATTATATAGCCCCAAAAGGAAAAGCTGAAAATGGAGCCATACAATTTGAAATAAAAGGGACACTAAAAAAGCAAGATGCTGTTTTTATAAGAGCTGGTTTAAGTGCGAACGCCTCTATTATATTGGCGAGGGCAGATAGTGTCCTATCAATAAAAGAAGCTTTGGTACAATACGATGATAAAACTAAAAAACCTTTTGTTGAAAAAGCGATCGGAGAACAAAAATTTGAACGCACAGCTATTGAATTAGGTATTAGCGATGGGATTAATGTGGAGGTGAAGTCAGGAATTAATTTAAAAGACAAAATTAAAGTTTGGAATATCCTTATAAAAGAAGAAGAAAGTAATTAG
- a CDS encoding ABC transporter permease, whose product MFDIERWQEIFDTIRKNKLRTFLTGLSVASGIFILVILLGFGQGMQNGIAQEFEGDAATSIWVWTQTTQKEYKGLNPGRQIQFRNEDYNTIVNKMDLNIENKSKFYRPRSITTTYGNDALIYQVLGTTPEVQFIENESLLAGRFLNEEDEKQVRKVAIISAKIKREAFKKVENPVGEIIKISNIPFTIVGIYKEKGGDQEEDRIFIPVTTAQRVFNGADKLDNLSFSLPPVANFDDAVAQSIQFKNKVETFLKQKHSVAPDDQGGVGIYNPMEEAKRFYSLTGNIKLFFWFVGVCTIIAGVVGVSNIMLIVVKERTKEIGIRKALGAKPWAIIGMILHESIFVTAISGFTGLILSMGLLEIIGPNIEVDYIVNPSVNFNVALATVFLLVLSGAIAGFFPAWRAATIHTIDALRDD is encoded by the coding sequence ATGTTTGATATAGAAAGATGGCAAGAAATTTTTGATACCATACGTAAAAATAAATTACGAACTTTTCTCACGGGACTTTCCGTGGCTTCAGGGATCTTTATTTTAGTTATTTTATTAGGGTTTGGTCAGGGCATGCAAAATGGTATTGCCCAAGAATTTGAGGGCGATGCGGCTACTAGTATTTGGGTTTGGACACAAACCACCCAAAAGGAATATAAGGGCCTAAACCCAGGTAGACAAATTCAATTTAGGAATGAAGATTACAATACCATTGTGAATAAAATGGATTTGAATATTGAAAATAAATCAAAATTTTACCGTCCAAGAAGCATAACAACTACCTATGGGAATGATGCTTTAATTTATCAAGTTTTAGGGACAACTCCTGAGGTTCAGTTTATAGAAAATGAAAGCTTACTAGCGGGTAGGTTTTTGAATGAAGAGGATGAAAAGCAAGTTCGTAAAGTGGCCATCATAAGTGCCAAAATTAAAAGAGAAGCTTTTAAAAAGGTTGAAAATCCTGTTGGAGAAATCATCAAAATATCAAACATACCTTTCACCATAGTTGGTATTTATAAGGAGAAAGGTGGCGATCAAGAAGAAGATCGTATCTTCATTCCTGTGACTACAGCGCAAAGAGTTTTCAATGGTGCTGATAAGTTAGATAACTTAAGTTTTTCATTACCTCCTGTCGCCAACTTTGATGATGCAGTGGCCCAATCCATACAATTTAAAAATAAAGTAGAAACATTTTTAAAACAAAAGCATTCCGTTGCGCCTGATGATCAAGGTGGAGTAGGTATTTACAATCCTATGGAAGAAGCAAAGCGGTTTTATAGTCTCACAGGAAACATAAAATTATTTTTTTGGTTTGTTGGTGTCTGTACCATTATCGCTGGGGTTGTTGGGGTAAGTAATATTATGCTCATAGTCGTAAAAGAACGTACAAAAGAAATTGGGATTAGAAAAGCATTAGGCGCCAAGCCTTGGGCTATCATTGGGATGATTCTTCATGAATCGATCTTTGTGACCGCTATTTCAGGATTTACAGGATTAATTTTAAGTATGGGGCTCCTAGAAATTATAGGGCCGAATATAGAGGTCGATTATATCGTAAATCCATCTGTAAATTTCAACGTAGCATTAGCCACCGTATTTTTATTGGTTCTTTCAGGAGCCATTGCAGGTTTTTTTCCTGCTTGGCGTGCTGCTACTATACACACTATTGATGCCCTACGAGATGATTAA
- a CDS encoding VanZ family protein, giving the protein MVFITLLSLFTFKGVGKIASNLQIPHFDKIVHFMFYFLATILGSFALRELKTKIKLKTALMYVLGFSIIYGTIIELFQYSFTEHRQGDFFDMAANSLGAFMGWLVSKRLIKKRIT; this is encoded by the coding sequence ATGGTGTTCATTACATTACTCAGCTTATTTACGTTTAAAGGCGTCGGCAAAATAGCATCCAACCTCCAGATACCACATTTTGATAAAATAGTACACTTTATGTTTTATTTTTTAGCGACTATTTTAGGGAGCTTTGCCTTAAGGGAACTAAAAACTAAAATAAAGTTAAAAACTGCTTTGATGTACGTGCTTGGATTTTCTATCATTTATGGTACGATTATTGAGCTATTTCAGTACAGCTTTACGGAGCACAGACAGGGTGATTTTTTTGATATGGCGGCAAATTCATTGGGAGCATTCATGGGTTGGTTAGTCTCAAAACGGTTAATTAAAAAACGAATTACCTAA
- a CDS encoding DUF420 domain-containing protein: MDALEKREKEFNKLITIVSIIVPVVVAILFTVKLPNVNSLSFLPPIYASINGITAVLLVLAVFAIKNGNRKVHQNLMTTCIGLSLVFLIMYIGYHMTSDSTKFGGEGLIKYLYYFILITHIILSIVIIPLVLRTYAKAYLKKFEEHRKLAKITFPIWLYVAITGVIVYIMISPYYVHA, encoded by the coding sequence ATGGACGCACTAGAAAAAAGAGAAAAAGAATTTAATAAACTGATAACCATAGTTTCTATTATCGTTCCAGTAGTTGTGGCGATTTTATTTACGGTAAAATTACCGAATGTAAATTCATTAAGCTTTTTGCCCCCAATTTATGCAAGTATTAACGGCATAACTGCTGTTTTACTGGTTTTGGCAGTTTTCGCTATTAAAAATGGAAATCGAAAAGTACATCAAAACTTAATGACGACCTGTATTGGCTTATCATTAGTATTTTTAATCATGTACATAGGGTACCATATGACTTCAGACTCTACGAAATTCGGTGGTGAGGGCCTCATAAAATACCTTTATTATTTTATTCTAATCACACATATCATTCTTTCTATAGTGATTATCCCTTTAGTGCTTAGAACCTATGCCAAGGCCTATTTAAAAAAATTTGAGGAACATAGAAAATTAGCGAAAATAACATTTCCTATTTGGTTGTATGTGGCTATAACAGGTGTGATTGTATATATCATGATATCTCCTTATTACGTTCACGCTTAA
- a CDS encoding energy transducer TonB, with protein sequence MELKKNPKADISRNSGLFFVGGLALVMFLTWQALEYKKYDDVVNYDISQNIDDLLDEEVPMTEQIKTPPPPPPPPAPEIIEVVEDEADVPETVIKDTESNEDEVVAEVADIEVAEVVEDLDIPFSVIEDVPIFPGCESEKSKGAKALRDCFQEQMFKHISKNFRYPEISQEMGVQGKVYVNFVIQKDGSIGSVRMRGPDKNLEAEAARIISKLPKMTPGKQRGRAVRVPFSIPITFKLQ encoded by the coding sequence ATGGAATTAAAAAAGAATCCTAAAGCAGATATCTCAAGAAATAGCGGTCTATTTTTTGTTGGAGGTTTGGCTTTGGTAATGTTTCTTACTTGGCAAGCCTTGGAGTACAAAAAATATGACGATGTAGTAAACTACGACATTTCTCAAAATATCGATGATTTACTAGATGAAGAAGTTCCAATGACTGAACAAATAAAAACACCGCCGCCACCGCCGCCACCACCAGCTCCTGAAATAATTGAAGTTGTGGAAGATGAGGCTGATGTTCCTGAAACAGTTATTAAAGATACAGAATCGAATGAAGATGAAGTAGTTGCTGAAGTAGCTGATATTGAAGTGGCTGAAGTAGTAGAAGATTTAGACATTCCCTTCTCTGTTATTGAAGATGTGCCTATTTTTCCAGGCTGTGAAAGTGAAAAAAGTAAAGGAGCTAAAGCGTTAAGAGATTGTTTTCAAGAACAAATGTTCAAGCATATCAGTAAAAACTTTAGATATCCTGAAATTTCTCAAGAAATGGGGGTACAAGGTAAAGTTTATGTAAACTTTGTAATTCAGAAAGATGGGAGTATTGGTAGCGTTAGAATGCGTGGACCAGATAAAAACCTAGAAGCTGAAGCTGCTCGTATTATTAGTAAGCTTCCAAAAATGACACCTGGTAAGCAAAGAGGTAGAGCAGTTAGAGTACCATTTAGTATTCCAATTACCTTCAAATTACAGTAA
- a CDS encoding cytochrome C oxidase subunit IV family protein gives MAHDHKLEIFRGLVKFKSNVSKIWGVLIFLTLVTTVEVVLGIIKPAYLVQSSFLGMHLLNWIFIILTLVKAYYIAWDFMHLRDERSALRRTIVWTPIFLVSYLIFILLFEADYIHEVYSNGFVKWNF, from the coding sequence ATGGCACACGATCATAAATTAGAAATTTTTAGAGGTTTAGTTAAATTTAAGTCCAATGTTAGTAAAATATGGGGAGTACTTATATTTTTAACCCTGGTGACTACTGTAGAAGTAGTATTGGGGATTATAAAACCTGCATATTTAGTTCAATCATCCTTTTTAGGAATGCATTTACTAAACTGGATTTTTATTATTTTAACCCTAGTAAAAGCCTATTATATAGCCTGGGACTTTATGCACTTAAGAGATGAACGTAGTGCATTAAGAAGAACTATTGTTTGGACGCCTATATTCTTAGTGTCTTATTTAATATTCATTTTGCTTTTTGAAGCAGACTACATTCACGAAGTGTATTCTAACGGTTTTGTAAAGTGGAATTTTTAA
- a CDS encoding cytochrome c oxidase subunit 3: MDTTVTTGEEENVWGGGNRPLGASYGKLMMWFFIVSDALTFSGFLAAYGFTRFKFIETWPIADEVFTHVPFVHGNYPMIYVALMTFILIMSSVTMVLAVDAGHKLQKNKVIWYMFLTVIGGAIFVGSQAWEWATFIKGDYGAIETKGGRILQFVDANTGDRVAIADFAKIIEDEREQLTRSEGFWFMDEGSLPTYTVNEVVQGFQASPNILVRTEMKDENGHKTILSREDSLLKLNKEATIVVEGANLVRNEYGSRLFADFFFFITGFHGFHVFSGVIINIIIFFNVILGTYERRKSYEMVEKVALYWHFVDLVWVFVFTFFYLV, translated from the coding sequence ATGGATACTACGGTTACAACGGGTGAAGAAGAAAATGTATGGGGTGGTGGCAACAGGCCACTTGGAGCGAGTTATGGAAAATTGATGATGTGGTTTTTCATTGTTTCTGATGCTTTAACATTTTCGGGTTTTCTTGCAGCTTATGGTTTTACAAGATTTAAGTTTATAGAAACATGGCCTATTGCGGATGAAGTATTTACCCACGTACCTTTTGTTCATGGAAATTACCCCATGATTTATGTGGCCTTGATGACCTTTATTTTAATTATGTCATCAGTGACTATGGTTTTAGCCGTAGATGCTGGTCACAAGTTGCAAAAAAATAAGGTGATTTGGTATATGTTTTTAACCGTTATCGGTGGGGCTATTTTCGTAGGCTCGCAAGCTTGGGAATGGGCTACTTTTATCAAGGGAGATTATGGTGCTATCGAAACAAAAGGGGGTAGAATATTACAATTTGTAGATGCCAACACAGGGGATAGAGTTGCTATAGCAGATTTTGCTAAAATAATTGAAGATGAGCGAGAACAACTCACTAGAAGTGAAGGTTTTTGGTTTATGGATGAAGGGTCTTTACCAACCTATACCGTAAATGAAGTTGTACAAGGGTTTCAAGCGAGTCCAAACATCCTAGTTCGTACAGAAATGAAAGATGAAAACGGACATAAAACGATACTGTCACGAGAAGACTCTTTGCTAAAATTAAATAAAGAAGCAACCATTGTTGTAGAAGGAGCAAATCTTGTTCGCAATGAATATGGTAGTAGATTATTTGCTGATTTTTTCTTTTTCATTACGGGGTTTCATGGTTTCCACGTTTTCTCGGGAGTTATAATTAATATCATTATATTCTTTAATGTTATTTTAGGCACATACGAAAGAAGAAAGAGTTATGAAATGGTTGAAAAAGTAGCGCTATACTGGCACTTTGTAGATTTAGTATGGGTATTTGTATTTACATTCTTCTACTTGGTATAA
- a CDS encoding ABC transporter ATP-binding protein — MIEIKNLHKSYKMGSNSLHVLKGINFSVEEGELVAIMGSSGSGKSTLLNILGMLDELDEGSYTLDGVPIKNLNETKAAQYRNKFLGFIFQSFNLINYKSALENVALPLYYQKVGRKERQEKALKYLEQVGLKEWATHLPSELSGGQKQRVAIARAMAAEPKVLLADEPTGALDSTTSYEVMDLIQKINDAGNTILVVTHEPDIADMCKRIVHLKDGVIVEDKKVKQVRASQYV, encoded by the coding sequence ATGATTGAAATTAAAAACCTTCATAAATCGTATAAAATGGGAAGCAATTCCCTTCATGTATTAAAAGGAATCAACTTTTCTGTAGAAGAAGGCGAGTTGGTGGCAATCATGGGTTCATCAGGTTCGGGTAAATCAACCTTATTGAACATTTTAGGGATGTTAGATGAGTTAGACGAAGGTTCCTATACTTTAGACGGTGTTCCTATTAAGAATTTAAACGAAACCAAAGCGGCACAGTATCGCAATAAGTTTTTAGGCTTTATTTTTCAATCTTTTAATTTAATAAACTACAAAAGTGCATTAGAAAATGTAGCATTGCCGCTGTATTATCAAAAGGTTGGGCGTAAAGAACGTCAAGAAAAAGCCTTGAAGTATCTAGAACAAGTAGGTCTAAAAGAATGGGCTACTCACTTGCCTAGCGAACTATCAGGAGGTCAAAAGCAACGTGTAGCTATCGCTCGAGCTATGGCTGCAGAACCCAAGGTATTGTTAGCAGATGAGCCAACGGGGGCTTTGGATAGCACAACTTCATATGAGGTAATGGACTTAATTCAAAAAATTAACGATGCGGGTAATACCATTTTAGTGGTCACCCATGAACCCGATATTGCCGATATGTGCAAACGCATTGTTCATTTAAAGGATGGAGTCATTGTGGAGGATAAAAAAGTTAAGCAAGTAAGGGCATCACAATATGTTTAG
- the cyoE gene encoding heme o synthase → MKTAVSAAKEASLSLIFADFKEITKARLSISVVFSAIAGYLLGAPEVHWLPILLLAFGGYCMVGASNAYNQVIEKDLDALMNRTKNRPIPAGRMSVNQALVIAVVLTIIGLVCLYILNPKTAMFGAISIFLYTSAYTPLKTMTPLSVFVGAIPGAIPFMLGWVAATNDFGIEPGTLFMIQFFWQFPHFWALGWMLDDDYKKGGFKMLPTGKKDKGTALQIIMYTIWMILISIVPVFGFTGKLELSIPAALIVFILGLVMLFFAFKLYEKRDNPAAKKLMLASVSYITLMPLVYVIDKFL, encoded by the coding sequence ATGAAAACGGCAGTTAGTGCAGCAAAAGAAGCTTCTTTGTCTTTGATTTTTGCTGATTTTAAGGAAATTACCAAAGCAAGACTTTCTATAAGTGTTGTGTTTTCTGCTATTGCTGGTTACCTACTTGGGGCACCTGAGGTACACTGGTTGCCAATACTTCTCTTAGCTTTTGGTGGTTATTGTATGGTTGGGGCATCCAATGCCTATAATCAAGTGATTGAAAAAGACTTAGACGCCTTGATGAATAGAACTAAGAATAGACCTATTCCAGCGGGTAGAATGTCTGTTAATCAGGCCTTAGTGATAGCGGTAGTTTTAACCATCATCGGATTGGTTTGCTTATATATCCTGAATCCAAAAACAGCCATGTTTGGAGCCATCTCCATATTCTTATATACGAGCGCTTATACCCCTTTAAAAACAATGACACCACTTTCTGTTTTTGTCGGGGCCATCCCTGGTGCTATCCCTTTTATGCTGGGCTGGGTAGCAGCTACCAATGATTTCGGTATTGAACCAGGAACACTTTTTATGATTCAGTTTTTTTGGCAATTTCCTCACTTTTGGGCCTTAGGTTGGATGCTCGATGATGATTATAAAAAAGGTGGCTTTAAAATGTTGCCCACCGGTAAAAAAGACAAAGGAACTGCACTACAGATTATTATGTATACCATTTGGATGATCCTAATTTCTATAGTGCCTGTATTTGGGTTTACTGGAAAATTAGAATTATCTATTCCAGCTGCACTAATCGTTTTTATATTAGGGCTTGTGATGTTGTTTTTTGCTTTTAAATTATATGAAAAACGTGATAACCCCGCTGCAAAAAAATTAATGTTAGCAAGTGTAAGTTATATTACACTCATGCCCCTTGTTTATGTGATTGATAAATTTTTATAA
- a CDS encoding ABC transporter permease produces MFNRDRWREIIEVLTSNLFRTILTAFGVFWGILILIILLAAGKGLENGIKTDFGDIATNTMFMWSQATSKEYQGLPKGRRFSFKIEDVTALKENISELRFISPRNQLGGFRGENNVVKGIKVGAFNVYGDYPEIIKQDPMKITLGRFINQTDIDEKRKIAIIGEGVRTALYEKEEEILGSYIKIQGVNFMVVGTYKKNSNNGDGEEGQKEIFVPFTAFSQAFNRGNDVGWMAITANDGSSITSLKEGIINLMKKNRKIHPEDDRAIGNFDLYEQFNRVESLFTAMRLIAYFVGILVLISGVIGVSNIMLIVVKERTKEIGIRRALGEDPWSIKLQILMESIFLTIISGMGGIIFGALFIYGVNALLDAVGPVDMFLNPSVSLGVVLIALMILIVSGLFAGFIPAQSAIKVKPIDALRAE; encoded by the coding sequence ATGTTTAATAGAGATCGCTGGAGAGAAATCATTGAGGTATTAACGAGTAATTTGTTTAGGACTATTTTAACCGCTTTTGGTGTTTTTTGGGGGATCTTAATTTTGATTATTCTTTTAGCAGCAGGCAAAGGCTTAGAAAACGGGATTAAAACCGATTTTGGAGATATAGCTACCAACACTATGTTTATGTGGTCTCAAGCTACTTCAAAGGAGTATCAAGGACTTCCTAAAGGACGACGTTTTTCTTTTAAAATAGAGGATGTTACCGCCTTAAAAGAGAACATTTCAGAGCTACGTTTTATTTCACCACGAAACCAATTGGGTGGGTTCAGAGGAGAAAACAACGTTGTCAAAGGAATAAAAGTTGGTGCATTTAATGTATATGGTGACTATCCTGAGATTATTAAGCAAGATCCAATGAAAATAACATTGGGTCGCTTCATCAACCAGACTGATATTGATGAAAAGCGTAAAATAGCTATCATTGGCGAAGGAGTAAGGACGGCATTATATGAAAAAGAAGAAGAGATTTTAGGATCATACATAAAAATTCAAGGGGTAAATTTTATGGTGGTGGGCACTTACAAAAAAAATAGTAATAATGGTGATGGCGAAGAAGGGCAAAAAGAAATTTTTGTACCCTTTACAGCTTTTTCACAAGCTTTCAATAGAGGTAATGATGTAGGTTGGATGGCCATCACGGCGAATGATGGCTCTTCTATTACAAGTCTCAAAGAAGGCATCATTAATTTGATGAAAAAAAATAGGAAAATTCATCCTGAAGATGATCGTGCTATTGGTAATTTTGATTTGTACGAGCAGTTTAATAGGGTAGAAAGCTTGTTTACGGCTATGCGTTTAATCGCCTATTTTGTAGGTATTTTAGTTTTAATTTCGGGTGTTATTGGGGTAAGTAATATTATGCTCATAGTCGTAAAAGAGCGTACCAAAGAAATCGGTATTCGCAGAGCCCTTGGGGAAGATCCATGGTCGATTAAGCTACAAATTTTAATGGAATCTATTTTTTTGACAATTATTTCAGGTATGGGAGGAATTATATTTGGAGCCTTGTTTATTTATGGAGTAAATGCACTTTTAGATGCCGTTGGTCCTGTAGATATGTTTTTAAATCCAAGTGTAAGTTTGGGTGTGGTGCTCATTGCACTGATGATCTTAATAGTTTCTGGCTTATTTGCTGGTTTTATCCCTGCTCAAAGTGCTATTAAAGTAAAACCAATAGATGCTTTGAGGGCAGAATAA
- a CDS encoding cytochrome c oxidase subunit 3, translated as MDLTESTLEVKQGRAKQMMLWFGIASLLMTFAGWTSAYIVSSTREDWLKDFNLPSSFYISTVLLIISSFTYILAKKAMKEGKSSRCTTFLYSTLGLGIAFISFQFIGFSEIVSQGYYFTGPSSSVTTSYIFLIAMVHILHVVAGLISLIVVIYNQSKGKYTPTNLLGLQLGATFWHFLDLLWLYLILFFYFY; from the coding sequence ATGGATTTAACAGAAAGTACATTAGAAGTAAAACAAGGCAGAGCAAAACAAATGATGCTTTGGTTTGGTATAGCAAGTCTATTAATGACCTTTGCAGGCTGGACGAGTGCTTACATAGTGAGTAGTACGAGAGAGGATTGGTTGAAAGATTTTAATTTGCCATCATCATTTTATATCAGTACGGTATTGTTAATTATAAGCAGTTTTACTTATATTTTAGCAAAAAAAGCGATGAAAGAAGGTAAATCTTCACGTTGCACTACATTTTTATACAGTACACTTGGCTTGGGTATAGCCTTTATTAGCTTTCAATTTATTGGTTTTTCAGAAATTGTATCTCAAGGGTATTATTTTACAGGACCCTCCAGCAGTGTTACTACTTCTTATATATTTTTGATAGCTATGGTGCATATTTTGCATGTAGTCGCCGGATTGATATCATTAATAGTGGTGATTTATAATCAATCTAAAGGGAAATATACCCCTACAAATTTATTGGGATTACAATTAGGAGCTACTTTTTGGCATTTCTTAGATTTACTTTGGTTATATTTAATTCTGTTTTTTTACTTTTATTAA